DNA from Ictalurus punctatus breed USDA103 chromosome 7, Coco_2.0, whole genome shotgun sequence:
CTGACACACCAAGCTGACTGTCGGTAATTTGAGGACATTATATGTGAGTGGCTAACTATCAGAGTTTTTATGTGGTTTGTTCTGTACTGTTGGTTCTCATCAACACCAGTTGAATTGGTGGCACagaaaaaggagaagagaagagacgagCTACATCACAAGACAAGAAACTACAATCACAAGACAGcacgtataaaaaaaaaaaccaaacaaacaaaaaaaaaacaagaagtgtCCAGCTAGGCTAGTTTGTACCTACACACCAAGCAAGAAAGTCCTAGCagctagagagaaaaaaaaaaatcttttaccACAAAAATCTTTGCAgaaactatatggccaaaagtatgtcgAGGCTTGACCATCACAAACTGATGTGCTTGCTGAACGTGCCTTTTCAGACCCCCCCCGCTATTACAATGGTCTCCactcttttgggaaggctttccttGTTTccttgctcattcagccacaagagcattagagAAGCCAGGAACTGATGTTCAGTGAGGAGACCTGGGGTGCATTTggcgttccaattcatcccaaaggtgttcagtggggttgaggttagggCTCAGTCTAGGCCACAAATTCTTTCACatcaactttggcaaaccatgtctacATGGAGCTCATTTTGTCTacagaggcattgtcatgctagaacagCTTTGagcctcttggttccagtgaagggaaatcataatgctacagcatacagaacACATTccatacaactgtgtgcttccaactttggcGAAGGAACACATGTGGGGGTGATGGTCAGaaatccacatacttttggccatatagcatATGTCGATTAAAGAAATGGCTTCATGCTAACAGcgtaaataataaacagcaccATGCACTACACACACCAGAGAACATAGCTCCACCCACTTGTTTTCTATAGGCCACAAAACCACAgtgaattcacaggtcaaaaTCCTTCATCCAGATAAAGACAACGCAAAACAAAAGTAATGCAAAAAATCTGCTACCCGGAGAAAATGTGTTTCTTTCATGCCCagtgtcctttccccttcagtgaatagACTTTTTCTGCTGcacatattttatttgtttgctctGACTACTGCTTTAGCTGACGATGTTTTGATGGATCTCCTGTATTGTCATAGCAAGGAATCAACTCGTAAATATTATGGCAAAATTACAGATGTTGGCATCTCTgcatactactgtactaaatcGTATGCTACTTTAATAATCCAGGGTACCTACTCAGTAGATGATGTGTGATAGTTACATACTATTTATTGCGGTAGTGTGAGATGTGAGACCTAACTGTAAAGTCTTTGATTATGAAGACAGAGTACTGCCACCTGCTGGTATGGAGAGTTATTTTCTTTGACACAAGAAAGGAACAGACATGCATGCCTACATGCTTTCAGCTgtagttttgtgttgtgtttttgtgtgcaggATATAGGGCATCAGGAAATGATCACTAGTTACCCTTGTTAGTGCTAGTTCTTCGACTCTGACTTGGTGTGCCACGGCCCCAAGATTCACACAAAGCTGTAAACCTTATGTGTAGCCTTGCTAAAGTTTTAGGAAACAagttatagtttaaacaaataaatcctAGCATACATGTTTGTGCCTTGTGCCTGTAATATGAATCCTAACACACTGTTTGAATCTGTAtagtcttttttgttgttgctcagCCTCTGCCAAATCACTTGTAACACCTTCTCATAACCTCTGTTATACTGATTGTGCAGACCAAGTCCAATAGCCTTGCACGCTAACACATTCGGATCAATGCAGCACTGAAAGGCACTTCGGCATTTGAGTCTACAATGACTGATCTTGCGCATTCATGCTTACTCGAATCGATTATGCCTGTTGCACAATACGTCTCCTTGATGCATTTACTCCTTCCAAGATGTCGTCCCAGATGGAGATGATGATTTATAACGTTTGTTGTGGCTCACAGCCAAGTCCTTGGGAAAGGAAACAGAAAGTGCCCGGGCTGTGCATTTCACtcttgtgtgtattgtgtattggCAGCAGTTGCTTTTTAAGCCTTGAGAATAGTGGCATTATCAGGGAAACTTCAGGCTGGAGTCCAGTCAggaagaaacattttttttacattgaagTCCAGCTTGGCCCTTTATCAAGAATCTGGCCATTTATATTACACATTATTGCCTCACCCTTAGTCTGTTGTCCATCAAATGATATGTACAGGCAGAGACGTTGGCCTGCTGATTTTTCTTCTCATTTGCAGTCACCCATTGCTTATTCAGAACCTCAGTACGCTGGAGTTGAGGTCACACTCCCAATATATGAGGCATGTTGAAAACTTAAATATCCAtcatgtactgtgtgtgtgtgtgtatgtatatatatatatatatatatatatatatatatatatatatatatatatatatatatatatatatatatatatacacacacacacacacacacacacacacacacacacacacacacacacacacacacacacacacacacacacacaactgagaagagaaagagagagagaaagagacaaagggTTACTTACTGTACATACTGAAAATGTTTGCGATCATGTGATTGTTGTTTTGGAGAAAACAAAGCATTAAAAGGCCACGGGTGTGACATTTAAACTGTATGGCACCCTGTGTGTTTAACCTTTCAtacagtcattttttttaaatcacagatgTCCAAGCCGAGTGGACTGCGTTCTTGTTGATTGAGGgcgtgtttgtgtttgggtGAGTGAGGCGTGTGTGCTTTTAGAAAGCAGGACTTAAGCGGGAGTATATGATTTATGTGTATTCGAAAATAAACATGTCTCTGCCTTTGATTTATTGAGTCTGACTACTTAATGAAAGGATCAACAAATCTCATGCGCCAACGTCTCTTGCTTACTGGGTTAAGTAAGTGCATTCTGTATTGTCTGTGTTTGTATctgcgtgtgtgtctgagagagaaagagagagtccAGGTGGTGGTATCTGTTTTTAGGTCTCTATCTGGGATTGTATGCTGCTCCACTGGTTGGACGGGCCACAGAGAATTCCTGCATCTGCACAGCATACGCCTCTCTTTCCCCTGGCACGTGTTCCTCTTCTTGTATCTCAGTACATTtgaaaaaatgcattatatccGATGCCCAGTGGCCTGAGGTGAAAGCACAGTTTTTCCTCATACGTCAGACATGCACATGATTGGCACAGATAAAGCCTCGCAAAGTTCTGACAATCCTACTGTCCTTTTTGCTACCATTTCCAAGATCCACATCTTTGatgtgcttttaaaaatatacatacattctTCCGCCTTAAAAAAACAAGGGGGGGTCCAATTGTCTGAACCACTTCCTTCACatatgatataaaaaaaaaaatctcaatctgttaaaagaaaataaaacaatgcaatgtCTGAGCTGTCTTCTGGGACCACACAGAGACAACGAAAGCCTCCCAGTGCCTCTTGGGTAATGTAACCTTGGCGCAGTCTCTCTGATCTGCCCTCAGAGGTCCAGCCGGAAAGCTCCGAAGTAGCTGGAGGAGTCCTCGGCGTGTACCATTGAGGGGGAGGAGACGGACACAAACACCTCGTCGCCAGCACGCAGCTCAAACAGACCTCCCTGGTAGACGGAGTGCAGGGCGTATTCAGCGTCAGGTGCCCAGCACTTGGTGCCTACACCCTTCAGCAGCTGGATGGGCCTCAGGTATGATGTTTTCTTGTAGACACACTGAACCAGCTGGTGGCTGGTGCCCTTCTGCTCGCCCTCGCTGGGTGATGGGTAGCGGAAGTAGACCTGTGCGTACAGGTAGTAGCGACCGTCCTGAGGCACGCGGAGACGCCCATTGGCCAGTGTCATGTTGTGCAGGTGGGCGCCGAAGCTCTGATTGGCCCAGGAGCGCACGGGGTGGCGGCAGGACTGGTGCAGGTCCGCCTGCGGACTCGGATACTGAGAAGTGGCACCTGCAAGAGGGAGATATGTTCAGATTCAATGCATGTCTAGAATGCAGGCCATCTGACGGAGATGTTTTTACAATATGTGATACGCATCGTGATATTCATATTTGCTGAGTTTACAACTGGAACGACGCATAAAAACCCCGCAGAATCtcaacataaaaaaacacaaatattaatacgatatttcatattaataacaacgtattaaaaagtctaatattgtttgtttttattctaaaatacaaaaacaatttgTAACACTTTCTTATGAATCTATTGTTTATAGGACAGCATACATAACACCTTATGATGCCTGGCATAAGCCTGTATAAATGTTCATATAGTTATATGCCTCACATgcgtctcttttttttttctcttgatgttaataagTAGAGAAACTACGAAGCCCTCCTTCCTGAAAATGCTACTGTGTAACTAGAAAACTACAAGTTTttcactgactgttacaaagtgctgacactggtgactccttccaaaaatgctttataaacacctctttacagaaaactttaccaCATTAACAGTAACATCGACAGTAACGATAGTAATATTAGAACTagtgcattgatataaacttgtgatttgccatataccttctgaccaattagacTTTTACGAGTTCAACAGGATATAGTAATCACTTATATTTTTTGTCACTGTGCCAAACAACTCCATAAAAAGGAGCGACATTAAATGGTACAAAACTGCAGCAACTCTGTTCTATAGATTTGGTtaaaattgacttttttttggttaaaatggACTTCATGGACTTAAATTTCAGTAGATAACCATGTGAATGCAGAAATCTGACAGACGTTTAATATGCTTTAAGACCATGTTTCTGAAAACCTTGCAGCTTAACATTAATGATGTAACTATTACAGATTTCCTCATCATATTATCACGTAACAGGGCGAGACTGAAGAACACAAGTGCTGGGATGTAAGGAGGACAGGATGGAGCTCAGAGAATCTTGAGTGATGAATATAGAGGATTAGTGCTTAGAGGAAGGTATGGATCTGAAGCtgacagaaagcagaagaagaagaagaagaagaagaagaagaagaagaagaagaagaagaagaagaagaagaggaagaagaggaagaagaagaggaagaatgtCCAGGACAAGTgaggagtttgtgtgtgtgtgtgtgtatgtgggagaCACAGTGGGAGGTTattcaaacaaaacaagcagaattCCTCAATAAAGATCAATAGATCACGCAAGACGAAATCCATGACTTATATTCCAAGATTCAAAAGATTTCTTAACTGCAAGCTGCCtgagacacagacacaaatcTGCAGATGAGCAGCAGATGTCTACATTAGACTTTTGCTTTCATCGCCAGCTCTGTGATATAAACATTTGCAGAGTCGTGGCATTTTGAGGTTTTTGAATGTAATACATGCCTGTAAGTGAGATCACTTAcatacatgttatagaacaatTCTTTACTGTCTGTCGACATTTTTTTTGGAGTGAAATCAGTGCATATCTTTGCAATCAAACAGGAAAACACTTGAGGAAGTGAAACTCCAGCTTCAACTCTTTCGCAGTTTAATTATCATGCTTGTGACTCATGGTGTGGAACCACAGCCGTTTTGGCTTgcttagcatgtgtgtgtgtaacactgCTGGCTAACAAAGATCAGCTGGTTTACTTAAAATCAGTTGAGGAATGTGCTTTTTGAATTGATATGAGGTAATAAAGTATATTTATAAACTTATAAAAGTATTTACAGATACAATTGGAATCTTTTAAACAATGAATTCATAAATGtgatgtgtttttcttcttaaacGACCTTTTAAACTCTACTGAAATTAAATTCAAATGTGTTTGTCTTGACCTttaaaactttttcaacaattCTGAAAACAAGTTTCATCTCATTACTGAAATATAAAGGAATAATAATCTCTGCAGTATTTTGGCACAACCCTTAATATTTGACCAGGGAGAAGTGTTCAACCTTTTCCTCCATCTGGATCACAAGGTGGGAGTATGTCCGGTGAAGATTTCGAAATAAAGCTTTCCAATAACGAAAATCTGGATGTGATTTAACAATATTTTACTTGCAAAAACACCTTTCATTTTGTCCTCATGCAAAATacaaaatgcatgaaaaataaaattcaactgTGTTTATCTTCACTTTTCTAACAAAATCAGTTGATGATAGTTTTATACTGTGTACAAATCTTACACAGTGATGCATTTGCTTGAATTGTCATAACCCAAAACCCAAGCCTTCTCAGTACTGAATGCTTGTTTCCAGAATGACATTCAGTTGTCAGTTAAAGTGCTGTGTAAACCAGAGTGCATTGTACATAACGTTAAAATATGATGACACGTTGTTTCCCCCAGTGAAAAAGCGTTTCAGAGCCACTTAAACCAAAGCAACGATGTCTAAGAATGAAAGATTGTCTTAACAGAGGATTAACACAGGATAGCACTATGTAAAGATTAGAAACAGAaaggaaataaatgtaaagcaaAAACAAGAGTGAACATtggggctgcaactaacgattattttcataatccatTATTtgcccaattttttttttctttcttcgattaattggggggtgggggtggggggcttactttcagtaccattttccatttattttaaataaaatccacaaactgagtgttgcaaatataaacttcagactaaaactttacacgaCTGTCTGTCCAATTATACAAGACCCAATTATAGAAgaactcaatacacacacacacaccagaaaatatattgttcatttaggactgtagttatttcagtgctttttgtgcatccataaaaaaataacgcataaatactaatatataaaataaactaagtATATAACTaagtatataaacagtaaactgaagaaagtcattgtcggtgactctgggtattaggctaaagctagcggcgtcacgttacgtgcgtatgacgtcatgcgccatcgactaggaagcggcttatacttccgggtagtaaaaaaaaacgctattgatatatttgagatgatattatcTTTCTagaattcatacactagacagtagagtacacagtgcatagagTTAATGTCTGAAAGTAGTTAAACTTGTAAATGTACATCAACTCCTTTCAGTGTATGCTTAGGCTATTTCTACATTTTGGTTACACTCCAACACAAAGCGGAGTAAAAAGTTAACTGGATATACAGTAGAATTAAAAGTACAAAACAATGACCTTTACTTATAAAGCTTAATTCTTAATTAAAGCAGACATGACTCACCTTGTAGGCTGCTGAGTGTAAGGTGGGCTGAAGGTCTCTGTGTCACAAACGTTGCCCCTGTAGTGTTGTAACTATGTGGTAAGGTTCTCGCTTCTGGAGTAGGAAAGAATCAAATCAGTGCAGGACTGACAAAACAAACCCAAGTCCGAAGAGAAGCCTTGAGTTAATCAGTAATCGGTTTTACATGGCTGAATGAACATGATTACATACAATAATTTGATGCTCACCTTGTAATGTTTGTCTGGAGATGATATTCTCTGTTACCTGTGACAGACAAGACATATCTTGTTAGTGCAGGAAGctcagagagaacatgcaatgACTCATCAACATTCCTGACCATCTTAAACACCTGAGGATATTTtatctgttttgtttgtgtctCCGTCCTGGCATGCAGCTCTGTGCAACCTAACACAGTACATTTCAGT
Protein-coding regions in this window:
- the tnfsf10l gene encoding TNF superfamily member 10, like; its protein translation is MATQPNQDYFRSVSSESTTYMMVPASGRRESPSKLWLAMVVIVVVVLQIASTTGLFLYLNMSLSQVKNQGVTEELRCLGLLNALDKNRDIPEDLAQLLGESCIKLAEGIKAYISKVTENIISRQTLQEARTLPHSYNTTGATFVTQRPSAHLTLSSLQGATSQYPSPQADLHQSCRHPVRSWANQSFGAHLHNMTLANGRLRVPQDGRYYLYAQVYFRYPSPSEGEQKGTSHQLVQCVYKKTSYLRPIQLLKGVGTKCWAPDAEYALHSVYQGGLFELRAGDEVFVSVSSPSMVHAEDSSSYFGAFRLDL